In the genome of Qipengyuania seohaensis, one region contains:
- a CDS encoding pyruvate dehydrogenase complex dihydrolipoamide acetyltransferase, translating to MPTPIKMPALSPTMEEGTLAKWLVKPGDKVEAGDIMAEIETDKATMEFEAVDEGTIASIAVEEGTEGVKVGTVIAMLAEEGEDLDEAAAAAPANGEEKAEEAREEKVEQEEKRTEAPAPAPAPAPAAKQSDDGGRVRASPLARRIAEDKGLDLSTIKGSGPNGRIVKADVEDAKPGAAPAKEAAASAPTPAKPATMGGDLDAPYEAQKLNNVRKVIARRLTEAKQTIPHIYLTVDVRLDALLKLRSELNKSLEADGIKLSVNDLLIKAQARALQRVPLCNVSFQGDELYQYTREDISVAVAAPSGLITPIIRDAGRKGLAQISTEMKELAGKARDGKLQPHEFQGGTASLSNLGMFGTKQFDAVINPPQAMILAVGAGEQRPHVIDGALGVATVMSATGSFDHRAIDGADGAQFMQAFQQLVENPMGLVV from the coding sequence ATGCCCACGCCGATCAAGATGCCCGCCCTTTCCCCGACCATGGAAGAAGGCACGCTCGCCAAATGGCTCGTGAAGCCGGGCGACAAGGTCGAAGCCGGCGACATCATGGCGGAAATCGAAACCGACAAGGCGACGATGGAATTCGAAGCTGTTGACGAGGGCACCATCGCCTCGATCGCGGTTGAAGAAGGTACGGAAGGCGTGAAGGTCGGCACCGTGATCGCCATGCTCGCCGAAGAGGGCGAGGACCTGGACGAAGCTGCGGCGGCTGCTCCCGCCAATGGCGAGGAAAAGGCCGAGGAAGCACGCGAGGAAAAGGTCGAGCAGGAAGAGAAGCGCACCGAAGCGCCTGCTCCGGCTCCCGCACCCGCACCTGCGGCCAAGCAGTCCGACGATGGCGGGCGCGTCAGGGCATCGCCGCTCGCGCGCCGGATTGCCGAGGACAAGGGACTGGACCTGTCGACTATAAAGGGTTCGGGTCCCAATGGTCGCATCGTTAAGGCCGATGTCGAAGACGCTAAACCGGGTGCTGCACCAGCGAAGGAAGCCGCCGCATCTGCGCCTACTCCTGCCAAGCCTGCCACCATGGGCGGCGATCTCGACGCGCCGTACGAAGCGCAGAAGCTCAACAATGTGCGCAAGGTCATCGCGCGCCGCCTTACCGAGGCAAAGCAGACGATCCCGCACATCTACCTCACCGTGGACGTGCGCCTCGATGCGCTGCTCAAGCTGCGCAGCGAACTCAACAAGAGCCTAGAGGCGGACGGCATCAAGCTGTCGGTCAACGACCTGCTGATCAAGGCGCAGGCCCGCGCGTTGCAGCGCGTGCCGCTGTGCAATGTCAGCTTCCAGGGCGACGAGCTGTACCAGTACACGCGCGAGGATATCTCGGTCGCCGTGGCCGCGCCTTCGGGCCTGATCACGCCAATCATCCGCGATGCGGGCCGCAAGGGCCTCGCGCAGATCAGCACCGAGATGAAGGAGCTTGCGGGCAAGGCGCGCGACGGCAAGCTGCAGCCGCATGAATTCCAGGGCGGCACCGCCTCGCTGTCCAACCTTGGCATGTTCGGCACCAAGCAGTTCGACGCCGTGATCAACCCGCCGCAGGCGATGATCCTCGCAGTCGGCGCTGGCGAGCAGCGTCCGCACGTGATCGACGGCGCGCTGGGCGTCGCTACCGTGATGAGCGCCACCGGCAGCTTCGACCACCGCGCCATCGACGGCGCAGACGGCGCGCAGTTCATGCAGGCCTTCCAGCAGCTGGTCGAGAACCCGATGGGGCTGGTGGTTTGA
- the alr gene encoding alanine racemase: protein MVDVPPPTLRLDIDREALAHNWRELDRLSGKARAGAAVKADCYGLGVEKCVPTLVDAGCRDFFVAHWSEVADLLPFVPAKRIAVLHGPLSGEEAAYARETGVRPVIDSVRQAKLWTEGGGGACHLMVDTGINRLGIGVAEVSEPAVQALEVEVLMSHLACADEDNSMNARQLADFQAMRPAIQHEALSLANSAGIALGTDYHFDLTRPGLSLYGGVPRDELSGRIRQVAYPKAAIIQTRNLKAGEAVGYNATFKAPADMRIGVLSLGYADGILRAWGGASFRHGDVALPILGKVSMDMIVIDLSTAPDLCEGDWVELPYHLPDAAQQTSVSQYELLTVLGQRFDRSA, encoded by the coding sequence ATGGTTGATGTACCCCCGCCGACGCTAAGGCTCGATATCGACCGCGAGGCGTTGGCACATAACTGGCGCGAGCTCGACAGGCTCAGCGGCAAGGCGCGTGCCGGCGCCGCGGTGAAGGCCGATTGCTACGGGCTAGGTGTCGAGAAATGTGTCCCGACCCTGGTCGATGCCGGATGCCGCGATTTCTTCGTCGCACACTGGAGCGAGGTTGCGGACTTGCTGCCGTTTGTGCCGGCGAAGCGTATCGCAGTCTTGCATGGCCCCCTCTCGGGTGAAGAAGCCGCCTATGCACGGGAGACCGGTGTGCGCCCAGTCATCGACAGCGTGCGTCAGGCAAAGCTCTGGACCGAGGGCGGTGGTGGAGCTTGCCACCTAATGGTGGATACCGGGATTAACCGGCTCGGCATCGGTGTAGCGGAAGTATCGGAACCGGCAGTTCAGGCTCTCGAGGTGGAAGTCCTCATGAGCCATCTGGCCTGTGCGGACGAAGACAATTCAATGAATGCACGTCAGCTCGCCGATTTTCAGGCGATGCGGCCCGCAATCCAGCACGAGGCCCTGAGCCTCGCGAACAGCGCCGGAATTGCTCTGGGGACGGATTATCACTTCGACCTGACGCGGCCGGGCCTGTCGCTTTATGGCGGAGTTCCGCGCGACGAACTGTCCGGTCGAATTCGCCAAGTGGCATACCCCAAGGCGGCGATCATCCAGACGCGGAACCTGAAGGCGGGCGAGGCTGTCGGCTACAATGCGACCTTCAAAGCACCTGCCGATATGCGCATCGGGGTCCTCTCCCTCGGCTATGCCGATGGTATCCTTCGGGCATGGGGCGGGGCAAGCTTCCGGCATGGCGATGTTGCATTGCCGATCCTCGGCAAGGTCTCGATGGACATGATCGTCATCGACCTTTCCACAGCTCCCGATCTGTGTGAGGGCGACTGGGTCGAACTGCCATATCACCTGCCCGATGCTGCGCAGCAAACTTCTGTTTCCCAATATGAATTGCTTACCGTTCTGGGACAACGCTTCGATCGGTCGGCCTAA
- the phaR gene encoding polyhydroxyalkanoate synthesis repressor PhaR produces MAKRTAEGEPITIKKYANRRLYNTDTSSYITLDDLAKMVRENVDFQVVDAKSGDDITHTILTQIIVEEESQGGQQMLPVSFLRDLISMYGNSMQAMMPSYLEASMANFRKNREQIQAAFAKGIEANPLAKMAEANFKMMQNAAEAFIPGSLKTGSKSAKPDQSAELAQMRTQMAEMQKKLDELSK; encoded by the coding sequence ATGGCAAAACGCACCGCCGAGGGCGAACCCATCACTATCAAGAAGTACGCCAACCGGCGTCTCTACAATACGGACACCAGTAGTTACATCACGCTGGATGACCTGGCGAAGATGGTTCGCGAGAATGTCGACTTCCAGGTGGTGGATGCGAAGAGCGGTGACGACATCACGCATACGATCCTTACCCAGATCATCGTCGAAGAGGAAAGCCAGGGCGGCCAACAGATGCTCCCCGTCAGCTTCCTGCGCGACCTGATCTCCATGTACGGCAATTCGATGCAGGCGATGATGCCGAGCTACCTCGAAGCCAGCATGGCCAACTTCCGCAAGAACCGCGAACAGATCCAGGCGGCTTTTGCCAAGGGCATCGAAGCCAACCCGCTGGCCAAGATGGCCGAAGCGAACTTCAAGATGATGCAGAATGCCGCCGAGGCCTTCATTCCGGGTTCGCTCAAGACGGGTTCCAAGTCGGCCAAGCCGGACCAGTCCGCTGAACTCGCCCAGATGCGAACCCAGATGGCGGAAATGCAGAAGAAGCTGGACGAACTGAGCAAATAA
- the proS gene encoding proline--tRNA ligase — MAQIRHALSTTRADDFAAWYQDVISSAEMAEESGVRGCMVIRPWGYGIWERMQRLLDDRIKATGHSNAYFPIFIPLSNFEREAEHVEGFAKEMAVVTHHRLIAGKDGGLVPDPEAKLEEPLVVRPTSETIIGDAMARWVQSWRDLPLKLNQWANVVRWEMRTRMFLRTSEFLWQEGHTAHADEAEAKDHTLTMLEVYRAFADEDLALAVIPGEKPENERFPGAVETWSIEAMMQDGKALQAGTSHYLGTNFAEASGIKYQNKDGGESLCHTTSWGVSTRMVGGVIMTHGDDDGLRLPPKIAPQQVVILPMLRDKPEDEALIDYCEALRATLASQYVLGEPLRVLLDTRPGKAAAKRWDYVRKGAPIIIEVGGRDMENGVVSLLRRDKLWNDENGKPAFQTPTREIAGQTVPDILAHMQSSLLIEAQERRDANITRGVTDFAEVEKFFSGSRYPGWVEVQWSKPTGTELDEVVERLKALKLTMRNVPIGAAPVDGDCIFTGKPATERVLLAKAY, encoded by the coding sequence GTGGCCCAGATCCGCCATGCCTTGAGCACCACGCGCGCCGACGATTTCGCAGCCTGGTATCAGGACGTCATCTCTTCCGCCGAAATGGCCGAGGAGTCGGGCGTTCGCGGTTGCATGGTCATTCGCCCGTGGGGTTACGGCATCTGGGAACGCATGCAGCGCCTGCTTGACGATCGGATCAAGGCGACGGGCCATTCCAATGCCTATTTCCCGATCTTCATTCCGCTCTCCAATTTTGAGCGCGAGGCCGAACACGTCGAAGGTTTTGCCAAGGAAATGGCGGTCGTCACGCACCACCGGCTGATCGCAGGCAAGGACGGTGGGCTCGTTCCCGATCCCGAAGCGAAGCTCGAAGAGCCGCTGGTCGTCCGCCCGACTTCGGAAACGATCATCGGTGACGCCATGGCGCGTTGGGTTCAGAGCTGGCGCGATCTGCCGCTCAAGCTCAACCAATGGGCCAATGTCGTGCGCTGGGAGATGCGCACTCGCATGTTCCTGCGGACCAGTGAATTCCTGTGGCAGGAAGGGCATACCGCCCATGCCGACGAGGCAGAGGCGAAAGACCACACGCTGACCATGCTCGAAGTCTACCGTGCGTTCGCGGACGAGGACCTGGCACTGGCGGTGATCCCGGGCGAAAAGCCCGAGAACGAACGCTTTCCCGGTGCTGTCGAGACCTGGTCGATCGAAGCCATGATGCAGGACGGCAAGGCGCTGCAGGCTGGCACGAGCCACTATCTCGGCACCAATTTCGCCGAAGCCAGCGGCATCAAGTACCAGAACAAGGATGGCGGCGAGAGCCTGTGCCACACCACCAGCTGGGGCGTTTCGACGCGCATGGTCGGCGGCGTGATCATGACGCATGGTGACGACGACGGCCTGCGCCTGCCGCCCAAGATCGCCCCGCAGCAGGTGGTTATCCTGCCCATGCTGCGCGACAAGCCCGAAGACGAGGCGCTGATCGACTATTGCGAGGCATTGCGTGCCACGCTCGCATCGCAGTACGTTTTGGGTGAACCCCTCCGCGTCCTTCTCGACACGCGCCCGGGCAAGGCTGCGGCCAAGCGCTGGGACTATGTACGCAAGGGCGCGCCGATCATCATCGAGGTCGGCGGCCGCGACATGGAGAATGGCGTCGTCAGCCTGCTTCGCCGTGACAAACTTTGGAACGATGAGAACGGCAAACCCGCATTCCAGACTCCGACGCGTGAAATTGCCGGCCAGACGGTGCCGGATATTCTCGCACACATGCAGTCCAGCCTGCTCATCGAAGCGCAGGAACGACGCGATGCCAACATTACCCGCGGTGTCACCGATTTTGCCGAGGTTGAGAAGTTCTTCTCCGGCTCGCGTTATCCGGGATGGGTCGAAGTCCAGTGGTCCAAGCCGACCGGGACAGAGCTGGATGAAGTGGTCGAACGTCTCAAGGCGCTCAAACTCACCATGCGCAACGTGCCGATCGGCGCAGCGCCTGTGGATGGAGACTGCATCTTCACCGGTAAACCGGCGACGGAACGCGTATTGCTCGCCAAGGCATACTAG
- the rnr gene encoding ribonuclease R — MKKHNRTGRPQGLPSKEQIIEFIQGSETPAGKREIAKAFGLKGQEKIALKKRLKDMAEEGLIDGKRTAYHRMGGLPKVTVLKVLEIEDGEPIAVPESWDPDSQEKAPRLTVKESKKVAALKRGDRFLARTEEKPRGWIAHPMKKLPARNEGLMGVVEFDGGGKPWLAPVDKRVRNSSPIADLGGAEEGDLVLAEKAGKSARAAVKVVEVIGDPLAPKNFSLIAIAKHGIPHIFPEEALSEAQQVAQLPLSEDKREDLRDVPIIAIDPADARDHDDAIWAEPDGKGGYRAIVAIADVSFYVRPGGALDREARKRGNSVYFPDRVVPMLPEILSANVCSLVEGEDRAAMACHISIAPDGKVTDWRFTRAIVRLASNTAYEDAQKAIDDGTAEETLKNLWGAWDLLHKARVARDPLDLELPERQVRLNDEGVIEEIAVRERLDAHRVVEDFMIAANVAAAKALEAKKAPVVYRVHETPSREKLTAFKEYLATQGRNFALGQVITPGLFNRMLKDIADPAEKALIMEAVLRSQTQAYYGPANAGHFGLALGSYAHFTSPIRRYADLLVHRALVDAYHLEQPKPKGDIPPASGLSDRDRTALSQITDAISQTERRAMEAERDTIDRYVAAWLSGRVGETFDTRITGVQGFGFFATIENLGGDGLVPVSTLGREYFRYDEAARQLVGENSGKTYSVGDRLKLKLAESNPLTGALKFEVPESDGSPIEKRGDRPPPRKKKPLVKGKGAPRQNHQGGQRGRPKNIRHQGRKKR; from the coding sequence ATGAAAAAACATAATCGTACCGGGCGGCCACAAGGCCTCCCGAGCAAAGAACAGATAATCGAATTCATTCAGGGGTCCGAGACCCCCGCCGGCAAGCGTGAAATCGCGAAGGCGTTTGGCCTGAAGGGCCAGGAAAAGATCGCGCTGAAAAAGCGCCTCAAGGACATGGCCGAAGAAGGCCTGATCGACGGCAAGCGTACAGCCTATCACCGCATGGGCGGCCTGCCGAAGGTCACGGTGCTCAAGGTCCTCGAGATCGAGGATGGCGAACCGATCGCCGTGCCCGAGAGCTGGGATCCGGATAGCCAGGAGAAGGCTCCGCGTCTCACGGTCAAGGAAAGCAAGAAGGTTGCCGCGCTCAAGCGTGGCGATCGTTTCCTTGCGCGAACCGAAGAAAAGCCGCGCGGATGGATCGCCCATCCGATGAAAAAGCTCCCCGCTCGTAACGAAGGCCTGATGGGCGTCGTCGAGTTCGACGGCGGCGGCAAGCCCTGGCTCGCTCCGGTGGACAAGCGTGTCCGCAATTCCTCGCCCATCGCCGATCTCGGCGGTGCGGAAGAAGGTGATCTCGTGCTGGCGGAAAAGGCTGGCAAGTCTGCTCGTGCCGCCGTCAAGGTCGTCGAGGTTATCGGCGATCCGCTCGCGCCAAAAAACTTCAGCCTGATCGCGATTGCCAAGCACGGCATCCCGCACATATTCCCTGAAGAGGCGTTGTCAGAAGCGCAGCAGGTCGCGCAGCTCCCGCTCAGCGAAGACAAGCGCGAAGACCTGCGCGACGTGCCCATCATTGCCATCGACCCTGCCGATGCGCGCGACCATGATGATGCCATCTGGGCCGAACCCGACGGGAAGGGCGGTTATCGCGCAATCGTCGCCATCGCCGACGTAAGTTTCTACGTACGGCCGGGCGGAGCGCTCGACCGCGAGGCGCGCAAGCGCGGCAATTCTGTCTATTTCCCCGACCGGGTAGTACCGATGCTGCCGGAAATCCTCAGCGCCAATGTCTGCTCGCTGGTGGAAGGCGAGGACCGGGCGGCGATGGCCTGCCACATTTCCATCGCACCCGACGGCAAGGTCACCGATTGGCGCTTTACCCGCGCCATTGTGCGTCTCGCATCGAACACCGCATATGAGGACGCGCAGAAAGCCATCGACGATGGGACTGCGGAAGAAACGCTCAAGAACCTGTGGGGCGCTTGGGATCTACTACACAAAGCACGCGTTGCCCGCGATCCTCTGGACCTAGAACTGCCCGAGCGGCAGGTTCGCCTCAACGACGAAGGCGTGATCGAGGAAATCGCCGTCCGCGAGCGTCTCGATGCGCACCGCGTGGTGGAAGACTTCATGATTGCTGCCAATGTCGCGGCGGCCAAGGCGCTGGAAGCGAAGAAAGCACCGGTGGTCTACCGCGTCCATGAAACTCCGAGCCGCGAGAAGCTGACCGCCTTCAAGGAATACCTCGCCACGCAGGGCCGCAACTTCGCCCTTGGCCAGGTCATCACGCCCGGGCTCTTCAACCGGATGCTGAAAGACATTGCCGATCCGGCGGAAAAGGCGCTGATCATGGAGGCTGTGCTACGCAGCCAAACGCAGGCTTATTACGGGCCGGCGAATGCGGGCCACTTCGGTCTGGCGCTGGGCAGCTATGCGCACTTCACCTCGCCCATTCGCCGTTACGCCGACCTGCTCGTGCACCGGGCGCTGGTCGATGCCTACCATCTCGAACAGCCCAAGCCCAAGGGCGATATCCCGCCCGCATCGGGTCTTTCCGATCGCGACAGGACCGCGCTCAGCCAGATTACCGACGCCATCAGCCAGACCGAGCGTCGGGCCATGGAGGCCGAGCGCGACACCATCGACCGTTATGTTGCCGCATGGCTTTCCGGACGCGTCGGTGAGACCTTCGACACCCGCATTACCGGCGTGCAAGGCTTCGGTTTCTTCGCAACTATCGAAAACCTGGGCGGGGACGGCCTGGTCCCGGTTTCGACGCTGGGCCGCGAATATTTCCGCTATGACGAAGCTGCTCGCCAGCTCGTCGGTGAGAACAGCGGCAAGACCTATTCCGTGGGCGACAGGCTGAAGCTCAAGCTGGCGGAATCGAACCCGCTGACAGGGGCTCTGAAGTTCGAAGTCCCTGAGAGCGACGGCTCGCCCATCGAAAAGCGCGGGGATCGCCCGCCGCCGCGCAAGAAAAAGCCGCTGGTGAAAGGCAAGGGCGCGCCCCGCCAGAACCACCAGGGCGGCCAGCGCGGACGCCCGAAGAATATCCGGCATCAGGGCCGCAAGAAGCGCTAG
- a CDS encoding universal stress protein — MRTYLVVMDETEESKQALRFASLRAMKTNGSVHILALVPQQTFNAFGGVQATIEQEARERAEVLANSAAGNIFGEMGKMPVIAVRPGAPADVIRTYLEDHGEVAALVLGTTRDGGKDPLVQHFSARASELPCPLYIVPGKLTREQLDALA, encoded by the coding sequence ATGCGTACATACCTGGTCGTCATGGACGAAACGGAAGAATCGAAGCAGGCGCTGCGGTTTGCCTCGCTGCGCGCGATGAAGACGAATGGCTCGGTGCACATTTTGGCGCTGGTCCCGCAACAGACGTTCAATGCATTCGGCGGCGTGCAGGCGACGATCGAACAGGAAGCACGCGAGCGGGCCGAAGTGCTCGCCAACAGTGCGGCCGGCAACATCTTCGGCGAAATGGGCAAGATGCCCGTCATCGCCGTTCGTCCGGGAGCGCCTGCCGACGTGATCAGGACCTATCTCGAAGATCACGGCGAAGTTGCAGCGCTTGTTCTGGGCACCACCAGGGACGGGGGTAAGGACCCGCTGGTCCAGCATTTCTCCGCCCGCGCGAGCGAGCTGCCCTGCCCGCTCTACATCGTGCCGGGCAAGCTCACGCGGGAGCAGCTGGACGCGCTGGCCTAG